The following coding sequences are from one Musa acuminata AAA Group cultivar baxijiao chromosome BXJ2-4, Cavendish_Baxijiao_AAA, whole genome shotgun sequence window:
- the LOC135610199 gene encoding E3 ubiquitin protein ligase DRIP2-like, whose amino-acid sequence MGTSETEEAEAPTAGPAQVVRVKRERLVARMTCPICHKLLRDATTISECLHTFCRKCIYEKLNEEEADCCPVCNIPLGCVPVEKLRADHNLQDLRAKIFPLKKKKAGAPDTVPSIELPVKRKEISLSSLVVNSPRIATQTGLTGRRKKVVGSRAATIHGRNPATGEFNKNENDIVDKSAKKSSSNGNPSRLIPSRKQASSGAEISNNLANKNIENGGKPLVDKAELWKPLNCLVEAANRTKSFRSSPHKSVIKAEEKNVSDSEVNINKTRVEEHIHKSKVKDENFDNVKMPPMTAKARRIKGVGQKRRKLANSIQMLPDAANAQSDRRITPLWFSLVASFDQTGDSSLPQISTSYLRIKDGNVPVSYIQKYLVVKLNLVSEAEVEITCRGEMVRPTMSLHSLVRQWLQGGTPQRLQAVIGTSAKEFVVVLGYRRCRLSAQ is encoded by the exons ATGGGGACCTCGGAGACGGAGGAGGCGGAGGCGCCGACGGCCGGGCCGGCGCAGGTAGTTAGGGTGAAGCGGGAGCGTCTGGTAGCGCGAATGACATGCCCCATCTGCCACAAGCTCCTCCGGGACGCCACCACCATCTCCGAGTGCCTCCATACGT TTTGCAGGAAGTGTATATATGAGAAACTTAATGAAGAAGAGGCAGATTGCTGCCctgtatgcaatattcctctgggTTGTGTACCTGTAGAAAAGCTCAG AGCTGATCACAATCTGCAAGATTTGAGAGCAAAGATATTTCCTCTCAAGAAAAAGAAGGCTGGAGCTCCTGATACAGTTCCTTCCATTGAACTgcctgttaaaagaaaagaaatatctcTTTCTTCATTGGTGGTGAACAGTCCTCGAATTGCTACACAAACTGGTCTGACAGGAAGGCGAAAAAAAGTAGTTGGCAGTAGGGCTGCCACAATTCATGGACGGAATCCTGCTACTGGTGAATTCAATAAAAATGAGAATGATATTGTTGATAAGTCAGCCAAAAAGTCAAGCTCAAATGGGAATCCAAGCAGGCTGATCCCAAGCAGAAAACAG GCTTCTTCGGGTGCCGAGATATCCAACAACCTTGCTAATAAAAATATAGAGAATGGTGGAAAACCCCTTGTGGATAAGGCAGAGCTTTGGAAACCCTTAAATTGTTTGGTTGAAGCCGCAAATAGAACAAAGTCTTTTAGGTCCAGCCCACACAAATCTGTTATTAAGGCAGAGGAAAAAAATGTTTCTGATAGTGAAGTAAATATTAACAAAACCAGGGTTGAGGAACATATTCATAAGTCCAAAGTAAAAGATGAGAACTTTGACAATGTTAAAATGCCTCCAATGACAGCAAAGGCCAGAAGGATAAAGGGAGTCGGCCAGAAAAGGAGGAAACTTGCGAACTCCATTCAAATGTTGCCTGATGCTGCAAATGCTCAAAGTGATAGGAGGATAACTCCATTGTGGTTTTCCTTAGTTGCTTCTTTTGACCA GACAGGAGATTCCTCATTGCCCCAGATATCAACTAGTTATTTAAGGATAAA AGATGGCAATGTGCCAGTTTCATACATTCAAAAGTACCTCGTCGTGAAGCTTAATCTTGTCAGTGAAGCCGAG GTGGAAATCACATGTCGTGGCGAAATGGTGAGGCCCACGATGTCTCTGCACAGCTTAGTAAGACAGTGGCTGCAAGGGGGAACACCACAGAGGCTGCAGGCAGTTATTGGGACATCAGCCAAAGAATTCGTGGTAGTGCTAGGCTACAGGCGCTGCAGGCTTTCAGCCCAATGA